From a region of the Paraburkholderia hospita genome:
- a CDS encoding hotdog family protein: protein MTATPETSEAFPPIDTILPHRGTMLLVDGVSACGDEALTAYATVRGDAWYADENGAMPAWIGIELMAQGVAAHIALLAMRAGGRARPGVLLGTRSYKAHVSAFARDARLTISVQEVLRSDAGHSAYECTIDHDGARCADAVIKVFQPGDFQTFIEGSISS, encoded by the coding sequence ATGACGGCCACACCTGAGACCAGCGAAGCCTTTCCACCCATCGACACGATCCTGCCGCATCGCGGCACGATGCTGCTCGTCGATGGCGTGAGCGCATGCGGTGACGAAGCATTGACGGCATACGCGACCGTGCGCGGCGACGCATGGTACGCGGACGAAAACGGCGCGATGCCTGCATGGATCGGCATCGAGCTGATGGCTCAGGGCGTCGCCGCGCATATTGCGCTGCTCGCGATGCGTGCGGGTGGCCGCGCGCGTCCTGGCGTGCTGCTCGGCACGCGCAGCTACAAGGCGCACGTGAGCGCATTTGCGCGCGACGCGCGGCTGACGATCAGCGTGCAGGAAGTGCTGCGCAGCGACGCAGGCCACAGCGCCTACGAATGCACGATCGATCATGACGGCGCGCGTTGCGCGGACGCTGTCATCAAGGTCTTTCAACCGGGCGATTTTCAGACGTTCATCGAAGGGAGTATCAGTTCATGA
- a CDS encoding 3-ketoacyl-ACP reductase FabG2 encodes MSRRVLVTGASRGIGRAIAYQLAADGFAVSVHCRTGRTEAEAVTAGIAAQGGSARVLQFDVRERAVCREVLEADVAAHGPYYGIVCSAGVTRDAAFPALTDEDWDVVIETGLDAFYNVVHPLTMPMVRAKKGGRIVTIASVSGVIGNRGQVNYSAAKAGLIGASKALAVELASRSITVNCVAPGLIETGMLDDMPLEHALKTVPMNRVGQPAEVAAVVSFLMSDAASYVTRQVIGVNGGMI; translated from the coding sequence ATGAGCCGGCGAGTTCTGGTTACGGGCGCCAGCCGCGGCATTGGCCGCGCGATTGCATATCAACTGGCAGCGGACGGCTTCGCGGTGTCCGTGCATTGCCGCACGGGCCGCACGGAAGCCGAGGCCGTCACGGCGGGCATCGCCGCGCAAGGCGGCTCGGCGCGTGTGCTGCAGTTCGACGTGCGCGAGCGCGCGGTGTGCCGCGAAGTGCTCGAAGCGGACGTCGCTGCGCACGGCCCGTACTACGGCATCGTGTGCAGCGCGGGCGTGACGCGCGACGCAGCCTTTCCCGCGCTCACCGACGAAGACTGGGACGTCGTAATCGAAACGGGTCTCGACGCGTTCTATAACGTGGTGCATCCGCTGACGATGCCGATGGTCCGCGCGAAGAAGGGCGGCCGGATCGTGACGATCGCGTCGGTGTCGGGCGTGATCGGCAACCGTGGGCAGGTCAACTACAGCGCGGCAAAAGCGGGGCTGATCGGCGCGTCGAAGGCGCTCGCCGTCGAACTCGCGTCGCGCAGCATCACGGTCAACTGCGTGGCGCCGGGGCTGATCGAAACGGGCATGCTCGATGACATGCCGCTCGAACACGCACTGAAGACCGTGCCGATGAACCGTGTCGGTCAACCGGCTGAAGTCGCGGCGGTGGTCAGCTTCCTGATGTCGGATGCGGCCTCGTACGTGACGCGCCAGGTGATCGGCGTCAATGGCGGGATGATCTGA
- a CDS encoding class I SAM-dependent methyltransferase produces the protein MQSTESSSVTDRVPNVVPFVPETAFGVWFLRTHTWEHHVLRVAINDLKRLIDTPLPATPVIVDVGCGQGISFRLLAQAFKPQHIIGIDFHEQSLALAKESAQVCRQHADTRATGIDVLHGDCANLPLPDASADIVFCHQTFHHLVEQERALAEFRRVLKPGGVLLFAESTDAYIKSWVIRLLFRHPMHVQKSADGYLDMIRRGGFTFGAHNVSLPYLWWSRAKDFGLLERLHIYTPKPGKRRETLVNVAAIKTD, from the coding sequence GTGCAGTCCACCGAATCATCCAGCGTGACGGACCGCGTACCGAACGTCGTACCCTTCGTACCGGAAACAGCGTTCGGCGTCTGGTTCCTGCGCACCCATACGTGGGAGCACCATGTACTGCGCGTCGCAATCAACGACCTCAAGCGCCTGATCGATACGCCGCTGCCCGCTACACCCGTGATCGTCGACGTCGGCTGCGGACAGGGCATTTCGTTCCGCCTGCTCGCGCAGGCGTTCAAGCCGCAACACATCATCGGCATCGATTTTCATGAGCAGTCGCTCGCACTTGCCAAAGAGTCTGCGCAAGTTTGCCGCCAGCACGCCGACACCCGCGCAACCGGAATCGACGTACTGCACGGCGACTGCGCGAACCTGCCGCTGCCCGATGCGAGCGCCGACATCGTGTTCTGCCATCAGACCTTCCACCATCTCGTCGAACAGGAACGCGCGCTCGCCGAGTTCCGCCGCGTGCTGAAACCGGGCGGCGTGCTGCTGTTCGCCGAATCGACGGATGCCTACATCAAGTCGTGGGTGATCCGCCTGCTGTTTCGTCATCCGATGCATGTGCAAAAAAGCGCCGACGGCTATCTCGACATGATCCGTCGCGGCGGCTTCACATTCGGCGCGCACAACGTCTCGCTGCCGTATTTGTGGTGGAGCCGCGCCAAGGACTTCGGCCTGCTCGAACGTCTGCACATCTACACGCCGAAACCCGGCAAGCGGCGCGAAACGCTCGTCAACGTCGCGGCCATAAAAACAGATTGA
- a CDS encoding MMPL family transporter, which produces MLMARQWTKTQLWGIRATWLVLALVASLYCVFRFIGPSPLETNLLALLPATEADPVAEKAVDTLANALGDRTVFLVTSKDDARAKAAAKQFGAALQKSGAFASVTAELPPFDMSQIGGLYMPYRFGLLTREDRDAVANNTASLHDALMQRIYNPVRGPLATQLADDPFGWLEHFLSALPLATSNLDLEDNMLVAHRGDLTSVLVVTTLPGSAYESQTQREVLSAVAQAQATLNSSYPDASVARTGAVFYAESARSASEREVHLIGIASACGIALLMLWVFRSPRLLLFGFVSTALGIVCALAVTMLVFGKLHLLTLVFGASLIGEAVDYSIQYFVVYLGAQRGWNARQGARSVRPPLTVALATSLLGYAILAWVPFPALKQIACFAIVGICTAFASVLWLLPVLLVKGPKHAQRRLFMRAATLLERWHAAIGGRRAWIVAGVLVLIAIPGWLRLTSDDDIHLLIQRDPALVAQEDQVRNAIGVDNTAQFFVVRGQSQEAVLQRAEALGAKLDALSGAKAVNGWQSVTQFVPSAQRQADTRNVLAQHVFNDPAALRSMLLQAGFRDEIADAWLAAYAKSNAAPLTVERWLAAPWSQPYRHLWLGAVDARGEHGYAAIVIPQRVTPQNVAALIGAAHSVDGVVFVDKAASVSKLFGAYRLDSGIWLAGALLLVLILLMVRYTPRGGIATTLPVLLAIGVTLAAFGYARVPLNLFNCLALMLVLGVGANYAVFLREGCLRDHADLGAVWTGVLLSAATTLLSFGMLALSAMPALKSFGATLALGILVSVLLAPIGMPPGRRRVA; this is translated from the coding sequence ATGCTGATGGCGCGACAGTGGACCAAGACGCAGTTGTGGGGCATCAGAGCCACATGGCTCGTGCTCGCGCTCGTCGCGTCGCTGTACTGCGTCTTTCGTTTCATTGGGCCGTCGCCGCTGGAGACGAATCTGCTCGCGCTCCTGCCCGCGACGGAAGCCGATCCCGTCGCTGAAAAAGCCGTCGATACGCTCGCCAACGCGCTCGGCGATCGCACGGTGTTTCTGGTGACGAGCAAGGACGACGCGCGCGCGAAAGCGGCGGCGAAACAGTTCGGCGCGGCGTTGCAGAAGAGCGGTGCGTTCGCGTCGGTGACGGCGGAGTTGCCGCCCTTCGACATGTCGCAGATCGGCGGGTTGTACATGCCGTATCGCTTCGGCCTGTTGACGCGCGAAGATCGCGACGCCGTCGCAAATAACACGGCATCGCTGCACGATGCGCTGATGCAGCGCATCTACAACCCGGTGCGCGGCCCACTCGCCACGCAACTCGCCGACGATCCGTTCGGCTGGCTCGAACACTTCCTGAGCGCCTTGCCGCTCGCCACTTCGAATCTCGATCTCGAAGACAACATGCTCGTCGCGCATCGCGGCGACCTGACGAGCGTGCTCGTCGTCACGACGCTGCCCGGTTCGGCGTACGAATCGCAGACGCAGCGCGAGGTGCTGTCGGCCGTTGCGCAGGCGCAAGCAACGCTGAACTCGAGCTATCCCGACGCGAGTGTCGCGCGCACGGGCGCCGTGTTCTATGCGGAATCGGCGCGCAGCGCGTCGGAGCGCGAAGTGCATCTGATCGGCATCGCGTCCGCGTGCGGTATCGCGCTGCTGATGCTGTGGGTGTTCCGTTCGCCGCGTCTGTTGCTGTTCGGCTTCGTGTCGACGGCACTCGGCATTGTTTGCGCGCTCGCCGTCACGATGCTCGTGTTCGGCAAGCTGCATCTGTTGACGCTCGTGTTCGGCGCGAGCCTGATCGGCGAGGCCGTCGACTATTCGATTCAATATTTCGTCGTCTATCTCGGCGCACAGCGTGGCTGGAATGCCCGGCAGGGCGCACGCTCGGTGCGGCCCCCGCTGACGGTTGCGCTCGCGACGAGCCTGCTCGGCTACGCGATCCTCGCGTGGGTGCCGTTCCCGGCGCTCAAGCAGATTGCGTGCTTTGCGATCGTCGGCATCTGCACCGCGTTCGCGTCCGTGCTGTGGCTGCTGCCCGTGCTGCTCGTCAAGGGGCCGAAGCACGCCCAGCGGCGTCTCTTCATGCGCGCCGCGACGCTGCTCGAACGCTGGCACGCGGCCATCGGCGGGCGGCGCGCGTGGATCGTCGCGGGCGTGCTCGTGCTGATCGCGATTCCAGGCTGGCTGCGCCTCACGAGCGACGACGATATCCATCTGCTGATCCAGCGCGATCCCGCGCTCGTCGCGCAGGAAGATCAGGTGCGCAATGCGATTGGCGTCGATAACACTGCGCAGTTCTTCGTCGTGCGTGGGCAGTCGCAGGAAGCCGTGTTGCAGCGCGCGGAAGCGCTCGGCGCGAAGCTCGATGCATTGAGCGGCGCGAAAGCGGTGAATGGCTGGCAATCGGTGACGCAGTTCGTGCCGTCGGCGCAACGCCAGGCCGACACGCGCAACGTGCTCGCGCAGCACGTGTTCAACGATCCCGCCGCGCTTCGTTCGATGCTGCTGCAAGCGGGCTTTCGCGACGAAATTGCGGATGCATGGCTCGCTGCTTACGCGAAGTCGAACGCAGCGCCTTTGACGGTCGAGCGCTGGCTCGCTGCGCCCTGGTCGCAACCGTATCGCCATCTGTGGCTGGGCGCGGTGGACGCACGCGGTGAGCACGGCTACGCGGCGATCGTGATTCCGCAGCGCGTGACGCCGCAAAACGTCGCCGCGTTGATCGGCGCGGCGCATTCCGTCGATGGCGTCGTATTCGTCGACAAGGCCGCGAGCGTCTCGAAGCTGTTCGGCGCGTATCGCCTCGACAGCGGCATCTGGCTTGCGGGCGCGCTGCTACTCGTGCTGATTCTGCTGATGGTGCGCTATACGCCGCGTGGCGGCATCGCGACGACGCTGCCCGTGCTGCTCGCCATCGGCGTGACGCTCGCCGCGTTCGGCTACGCGCGTGTGCCGCTCAATCTGTTCAACTGCCTCGCGCTGATGCTCGTGCTCGGCGTTGGCGCAAACTATGCGGTATTCCTGCGCGAAGGCTGTCTGCGCGATCACGCCGATCTCGGCGCGGTGTGGACGGGCGTGCTGCTGTCGGCGGCGACCACGCTGCTGTCGTTCGGCATGCTGGCCTTAAGCGCGATGCCCGCATTGAAGAGTTTTGGCGCCACGCTGGCGCTCGGCATTCTCGTGTCGGTGCTGCTTGCGCCGATCGGCATGCCGCCTGGAAGAAGGAGAGTCGCATGA
- a CDS encoding beta-ketoacyl-[acyl-carrier-protein] synthase family protein: MSRSRSQGLQRVVVTGMGIVSCIGNTLDDVSDALRAGRSGITRVDAWRERGFGTQVAGVASVVGEPPFERKLERFMGDTARFACHAARKAIDDAGLDLASLRSPDVGAVIGSGVGTMSAYDDAMVVANLRGVEKTPPYTVPQAMSSTASANVAQVFGIEGVTYSPSSACTTSALAIGQAMQLIQTGRQQVVLAGGSECLHDNMTLMFDAMHALSRHFNDTPVRASRPYDTARDGFVIASGGGVLVLEALDHALARGARIYAEVTGFGHSTDGAGMVTPHAQGIARAMQAALDEAGTRPDYVNAHAPSTPLGDIEELRALQAVFGNDVPPFSSTKGLTGHPLGACGAHEAIYTLLMMRDGFIAGTTGIEHLEPLAQSMPLVQATREAQMNSALSVSFGFGGSCASLMFARM, encoded by the coding sequence ATGAGCCGTAGTCGTTCGCAAGGCTTGCAGCGTGTCGTCGTCACGGGCATGGGCATCGTGTCGTGCATCGGCAATACGCTCGACGACGTGAGCGACGCGCTGCGCGCAGGGCGCAGCGGCATCACGCGCGTCGATGCGTGGCGCGAGCGCGGCTTCGGCACGCAGGTCGCGGGCGTGGCGTCGGTGGTGGGCGAGCCGCCGTTCGAACGCAAGCTCGAACGCTTCATGGGCGACACCGCGCGCTTCGCCTGTCACGCGGCGCGCAAGGCGATCGACGATGCGGGCCTCGACCTCGCGTCGCTGCGTTCGCCTGACGTCGGCGCTGTGATCGGTTCGGGCGTGGGCACGATGTCGGCGTACGACGACGCGATGGTGGTGGCCAATCTGCGCGGCGTCGAGAAAACGCCACCGTATACGGTACCGCAGGCGATGAGCAGCACGGCGTCGGCGAATGTCGCGCAGGTGTTCGGGATCGAAGGCGTCACGTATTCGCCGTCGTCGGCCTGCACGACGTCGGCGCTCGCAATCGGCCAGGCGATGCAGTTGATTCAGACGGGGCGTCAACAGGTCGTGCTCGCGGGTGGCAGCGAATGCCTGCACGACAACATGACGCTGATGTTCGACGCGATGCATGCGTTGTCGCGCCATTTCAACGACACGCCCGTGCGCGCGTCGCGTCCGTACGACACCGCGCGCGACGGCTTCGTGATCGCGTCGGGCGGCGGTGTGCTCGTGCTCGAAGCGCTCGACCATGCGCTCGCGCGCGGCGCGCGCATCTACGCGGAGGTGACGGGCTTTGGCCACAGCACCGACGGCGCGGGCATGGTGACGCCGCACGCGCAGGGCATCGCGCGCGCGATGCAGGCGGCGCTCGACGAAGCGGGCACGCGTCCGGACTACGTGAACGCGCACGCGCCATCGACGCCGCTTGGCGACATCGAAGAACTGCGCGCGCTGCAAGCGGTGTTCGGTAACGACGTGCCGCCGTTTTCGTCGACGAAGGGTTTGACGGGGCATCCGCTCGGCGCATGCGGCGCGCACGAAGCGATCTACACGCTGCTGATGATGCGTGACGGTTTTATCGCGGGGACCACGGGCATCGAGCATCTCGAACCGCTCGCGCAGTCCATGCCGCTCGTGCAGGCGACGCGCGAAGCGCAGATGAATAGCGCGTTGTCGGTGTCGTTCGGCTTTGGCGGCAGTTGCGCGAGCCTGATGTTCGCAAGGATGTGA
- a CDS encoding beta-ketoacyl-ACP synthase gives MKRVVITGMGGVTALGSRWDEIEAALKAGRNAVRRMPEWDYFESLHTRLAAPLPAFAQPADWPRKKTRSMGAVSMYAVRASELALADAGLANDESIKDGRMGVAYGSSSGSVEPIRAFGTMLETGSMANVTSNSYVQMMPHTTAVNVSLFWDLKGRIVPTSSACASGSQAIGYAYEAIATGKQTLMLAGGAEELSGPAVAVFDTLYATSTRNDEPHLTPRPFDAKRDGLVVGEGAATLVLEEYEHAKARGATIHAEIVGFGCNSDGAHMTQPTAATMARAMQLALEDAKLDADAIAYVNAHGTSTDRGDIAESQATAQTFGERTPISSLKSYVGHTLGACGALEAWWTIEMMKRNWYAPTLNLTEVDPACAPLDYIMGEARSIDADYVMSNNFAFGGINTSLIFRRIR, from the coding sequence ATGAAGCGGGTCGTCATTACGGGCATGGGCGGCGTCACGGCGCTCGGCAGCCGCTGGGACGAAATCGAAGCCGCGTTGAAGGCGGGCCGCAATGCGGTGCGGCGCATGCCGGAGTGGGACTACTTCGAGTCGCTGCATACGCGCCTCGCGGCGCCGCTGCCCGCGTTCGCTCAACCCGCTGACTGGCCGCGCAAGAAGACGCGTTCGATGGGCGCGGTGTCGATGTACGCGGTGCGCGCGAGCGAACTGGCGCTCGCCGACGCGGGCCTCGCAAACGATGAATCGATCAAGGACGGCCGCATGGGCGTCGCGTACGGCTCGTCGTCGGGTTCCGTCGAACCGATCCGCGCATTCGGCACGATGCTCGAAACGGGGTCGATGGCCAACGTCACGTCGAACAGCTACGTGCAGATGATGCCGCACACGACGGCCGTCAACGTGAGTCTGTTCTGGGACCTGAAAGGCCGCATCGTGCCGACCTCGTCGGCGTGCGCGTCGGGCAGCCAGGCGATCGGCTACGCGTATGAAGCGATCGCGACGGGCAAGCAGACATTGATGCTCGCGGGCGGCGCGGAAGAGTTGTCGGGGCCGGCTGTCGCCGTGTTCGATACGCTGTATGCAACCAGCACGCGCAACGACGAGCCGCATCTGACGCCGCGTCCGTTCGACGCGAAGCGCGACGGTCTCGTGGTCGGCGAGGGCGCGGCCACACTCGTGCTCGAAGAATACGAACATGCGAAGGCGCGTGGCGCGACGATTCATGCGGAGATCGTCGGCTTCGGCTGCAATTCGGATGGCGCGCACATGACGCAGCCGACGGCGGCCACGATGGCGCGCGCGATGCAGCTCGCGCTGGAAGACGCGAAGCTCGACGCGGACGCGATTGCGTATGTGAACGCGCATGGCACGTCGACGGATCGCGGCGACATCGCGGAAAGCCAGGCAACGGCGCAAACCTTCGGCGAGCGCACGCCGATTTCCTCGCTGAAGAGCTACGTCGGCCATACGCTCGGCGCGTGCGGCGCGCTCGAAGCGTGGTGGACGATCGAGATGATGAAGCGCAACTGGTACGCGCCGACGCTCAATCTCACGGAAGTCGATCCCGCGTGCGCGCCGCTCGATTACATCATGGGCGAAGCGCGCAGCATCGACGCCGACTATGTGATGAGCAACAACTTCGCGTTTGGCGGCATCAATACGTCGTTGATTTTCAGGCGCATTCGATGA
- a CDS encoding excinuclease ABC subunit A: MKRHLICAAVVACLASHAFARDSVESYPVAAALASEPGKVGDDIPLYFAGQKHPGVVKSYGEFATNKKTNAFGKSDETACQHVFLSAVIELQDRARKEGGNAVINIKSNYKNEVRESATEFTCGAGAVIAGVALKGDVVTLKK; the protein is encoded by the coding sequence ATGAAGCGTCACCTGATCTGCGCAGCTGTCGTCGCATGCCTCGCCTCGCACGCCTTCGCGCGCGACAGCGTCGAGAGCTATCCCGTCGCCGCCGCGCTCGCGAGCGAGCCGGGCAAAGTTGGCGACGATATCCCGCTGTATTTCGCGGGGCAGAAGCATCCGGGCGTCGTGAAGAGCTACGGCGAGTTCGCAACGAACAAGAAGACCAACGCGTTCGGCAAAAGCGACGAGACGGCGTGCCAGCACGTGTTCCTGTCGGCCGTGATCGAGCTGCAGGATCGCGCGCGCAAGGAAGGCGGCAACGCCGTCATCAACATCAAGAGCAACTACAAGAACGAAGTGCGCGAGAGCGCAACGGAGTTCACCTGCGGTGCGGGCGCGGTGATTGCTGGTGTCGCGTTGAAGGGTGATGTGGTGACGCTGAAGAAGTAA
- a CDS encoding beta-ketoacyl-[acyl-carrier-protein] synthase family protein encodes MTLSPVYLHALGMVNALGGDVTSIVPALEAAQSPGMGLMHTGIGDAYVGRVSTPLDIALPATLKRFDCRNNRMLLAALEQIGPEIEAARERYGSHRIGVVLGTSTSGIDAAEVAFVHQAQAGELPDNFNYRQMEIGTAAPFAAAALNVQGPAFTISTACTSSAKAFVSARRLLQLGVCDAMIVGGVDSLCELTVQGFASLESTSVTRTNPMSRNRNGINVGEGATVFLMTREEGEVRLAGAGESSDAHHVSAPDPQGIGGELALRAALKDAGVEPSAIAYVNLHATATRKNDDMEAHLMSRVFAHGVPASGTKPLTGHQLGAAGATELGFAWLTLARGDVAMPRHRWDGEADPALPELDLVQDERRIPRDGAQYVMSNSFAFGGSNVSLILAR; translated from the coding sequence ATGACGCTGTCACCCGTTTATCTGCATGCGCTCGGCATGGTCAATGCGCTCGGCGGCGACGTCACTTCGATCGTGCCCGCGCTCGAAGCCGCGCAATCGCCCGGTATGGGATTGATGCACACGGGCATCGGCGATGCGTACGTCGGCCGCGTGTCGACGCCGCTCGACATCGCGCTCCCTGCGACGCTCAAGCGCTTCGATTGCCGCAACAACCGCATGCTGCTCGCGGCGCTCGAACAGATTGGTCCCGAGATCGAGGCGGCGCGCGAGCGCTACGGCTCGCATCGGATCGGCGTCGTGCTCGGCACGAGCACATCGGGCATCGACGCGGCCGAGGTTGCCTTCGTGCACCAGGCGCAAGCGGGCGAGTTACCCGACAACTTCAACTACCGGCAGATGGAGATCGGCACCGCCGCGCCGTTCGCAGCCGCCGCGTTGAATGTGCAAGGACCCGCGTTCACGATTTCGACGGCTTGCACGTCAAGCGCTAAAGCCTTCGTGTCGGCGCGCCGTTTACTGCAACTGGGCGTATGCGACGCGATGATCGTCGGCGGTGTCGATTCGCTATGCGAGCTGACGGTGCAGGGCTTTGCGTCGCTCGAATCGACGAGCGTGACGCGCACCAATCCGATGAGCCGCAACCGCAACGGCATCAATGTCGGCGAGGGCGCCACCGTGTTCCTGATGACGCGCGAGGAAGGTGAAGTGCGCCTTGCGGGCGCAGGCGAATCGAGCGACGCGCATCATGTGTCGGCGCCGGACCCGCAGGGCATCGGCGGCGAGCTTGCGTTGCGCGCGGCGCTGAAGGACGCGGGCGTCGAGCCGTCGGCGATCGCGTATGTGAATCTGCACGCGACGGCTACGCGCAAGAACGACGACATGGAAGCGCATCTGATGTCGCGCGTGTTCGCGCACGGCGTGCCCGCGAGCGGCACGAAGCCGCTCACGGGGCACCAGCTCGGCGCGGCGGGCGCGACGGAGCTGGGCTTCGCGTGGCTCACGCTCGCGCGCGGCGACGTCGCGATGCCGCGCCATCGATGGGATGGCGAAGCCGACCCGGCGTTGCCCGAACTCGATCTCGTGCAGGACGAGCGGCGCATTCCGCGCGACGGCGCGCAATACGTGATGAGCAATTCGTTCGCGTTCGGCGGCAGCAACGTCAGCTTGATACTGGCGCGCTGA